From the genome of Staphylococcus haemolyticus, one region includes:
- a CDS encoding hydroxymethylglutaryl-CoA synthase yields the protein MSIGIDKINFYVPKYYVDMAKLAEARQVDPNKFLIGIGQTQMAVSPVSQDIVSMGANAAKDIITDDDKKHIGMVIVATESAIDNAKAAAVQIHNLLGVQPFARCFEMKEACYAATPAIQLAKDYIEKRPNEKVLVIASDTARYGIQSGGEPTQGAGAVAMLISNNPSILELNDDAVAYTEDVYDFWRPTGHKYPLVAGALSKDAYIKSFQESWNEYARREDKTLSDFESLCFHVPFTKMGKKALDSIINDADETTQERLTSGYEDAVYYNRYVGNIYTGSLYLSLISLLENRSLKGGQTIGLFSYGSGSVGEFFSATLVEGYEKQLDIEGHKALLNERQEVSVEDYESFFKRFDDLEFDHATEQTDDDKSIYYLENIQDDIRQYHIPK from the coding sequence GTGAGTATAGGAATCGATAAAATTAACTTTTACGTACCTAAATACTATGTAGACATGGCTAAGCTTGCTGAAGCTCGCCAAGTTGATCCAAATAAATTTTTAATTGGGATTGGTCAAACCCAAATGGCAGTCAGTCCAGTATCACAAGATATTGTATCTATGGGGGCTAATGCTGCTAAAGATATTATAACAGATGATGATAAAAAACATATTGGAATGGTCATTGTAGCAACTGAATCTGCAATCGATAATGCCAAAGCTGCTGCAGTACAAATTCACAATTTACTAGGTGTTCAGCCATTCGCACGCTGCTTCGAAATGAAAGAAGCTTGCTATGCTGCAACACCTGCAATCCAATTAGCTAAAGACTACATTGAGAAACGACCTAATGAAAAGGTACTTGTTATCGCAAGTGATACAGCTCGTTACGGTATTCAATCTGGTGGTGAACCGACACAAGGTGCTGGTGCCGTAGCTATGTTGATTTCAAATAATCCAAGTATCTTAGAATTGAATGATGATGCCGTTGCATATACTGAAGATGTGTATGACTTCTGGAGACCAACTGGACATAAATATCCATTAGTTGCCGGTGCGTTATCTAAAGATGCATATATCAAATCATTCCAAGAAAGTTGGAACGAATATGCTCGACGTGAAGATAAAACATTATCTGACTTTGAGTCATTATGTTTCCACGTACCTTTCACTAAAATGGGTAAAAAAGCTTTAGACTCAATTATCAATGATGCCGATGAAACGACGCAAGAACGTTTAACATCTGGATATGAAGATGCAGTATATTACAATCGCTATGTAGGTAATATTTATACTGGCTCTTTATATCTAAGTTTGATTTCATTATTAGAGAATAGATCACTTAAAGGTGGTCAAACTATTGGATTATTTAGCTATGGATCTGGTTCTGTAGGAGAATTCTTTAGTGCTACGCTAGTCGAAGGCTATGAAAAACAATTAGATATTGAAGGACATAAAGCCTTATTGAATGAACGTCAAGAAGTTTCAGTTGAAGACTATGAAAGTTTCTTCAAGCGATTCGATGATTTAGAATTCGATCACGCTACTGAACAAACTGATGACGATAAGTCTAT